Proteins from a single region of Oreochromis niloticus isolate F11D_XX linkage group LG7, O_niloticus_UMD_NMBU, whole genome shotgun sequence:
- the bcar1 gene encoding breast cancer anti-estrogen resistance protein 1 isoform X2 → MSVPNILAKALYDNVAESPDELSFRKGDIMTVLERDTQGLDGWWLCSLHGRQGIVPGNRLKILVGMYDSKQQQAMPSTTDPAVSCPTSQVQRPLHPPSAYPKPTPALSSSMSSSGFANKTLPSTQYTSMHSAYSTPSPAQPNPDSVYMMPPSHSPKPSPQSVYQVPSGPSGTSTQVQPGPPSKASAQGQRQPGKEIYQVPPSVGPAPGQATAPAGQDVYQVPPSLDRRNWDSSSKPLGKVVVPTRVGQVYVYDAVKPDQDEYDVPPRLQPPAQPDIYDVPPTRQQYSTQVYDTPPMVMKGPSGGQDIYDTPASSEKNPQQMVYDFPPSVSKDVSDVQPIREETYDVPPHFAKLKPQVPISPGPYLHNNLSSNDDEPPIPEDVYDVPPPILTDKHYHRDRSGASQAPQQIYDIPAVLRVGQDVYDFPREREETGERAEQNVYDVPPQVVRDAQSASEELSMSFKRLSASSTGSTRSNHSASSLDMVPVRDTTSLPAPGSIPGKPLVLEMDQAMERLSRLQQAVESSVSFMMSFITGNWRSPAHLEGNLPAIHQAADRVRTTVRDFLEFARGAVANAAQATDRSLQAKLGRQVGKMEEIFQNLIRHSQSLDAISWSHAALTSPTPGGDDLDRLIMTARGIPDDAKQLASFLHGNASLLFKKTTRQQQMPLPPIPGELSGHTTGSGSGSYQGGEKVNIQSRPLPSPPKFTAAEEEEGVERPYETTEEGWMEDYDYVHLQGKEEFEKNQRQLLEKGNIIRNNKTQLEQQQIKQFERLEQEVSRPINNDMTGWVPSAHNPLANYLAQNGSGGPSSSKLCHGDRQLILFYQEQCEQNVTTVTNAIDAFFTAVNSNQPPKIFVAHSKFVILSAHKLVFIGDTLSRQAKSPEVRARVAQSSNALCEKLKDIVISTKTAALQYPSPGASREMTEKVRELAGCTQHLRMVLGQLLVM, encoded by the exons AACATTTTGGCCAAGGCGTTGTATGACAATGTGGCAGAGTCTCCGGATGAGCTCTCTTTCCGCAAGGGCGACATTATGACAGTCTTGGAGCGTGACACACAGGGATTGGATGGCTGGTGGCTCTGCTCACTCCACGGCCGCCAAGGCATTGTCCCTGGCAACCGTCTCAAGATCCTGGTTGGCATGTACGACAGTAAACAGCAGCAGGCTATGCCTTCCACAACAGATCCAGCTGTTTCCTGTCCCACTTCGCAAGTCCAGAGACCCCTCCACCCTCCGAGTGCATATCCCAAACCGACACCTGCTCTGTCATCCTCAATGTCTTCCTCCGGGTTTGCAAACAAGACCCTCCCTTCTACTCAGTACACATCCATGCACTCAGCCTACTCCACCCCTAGCCCTGCACAGCCCAACCCTGACTCTGTCTACATGATGCCCCCCTCACACAGTCCCAAACCAAGCCCCCAAAGTGTGTACCAAGTTCCCTCCGGTCCAAGCGGAACCTCTACGCAAGTCCAGCCAGGACCACCCAGCAAGGCCTCAGCTCAAGGTCAGAGACAGCCTGGTAAAGAGATCTATCAGGTGCCCCCTTCTGTAGGTCCAGCGCCAGGTCAGGCAACAGCTCCAGCCGGCCAGGATGTGTATCAGGTGCCTCCCTCCCTGGATAGAAGGAACTGGGATAGCAGCAGCAAGCCACTTGGCAAG GTGGTAGTTCCTACCCGTGTTGGGCAGGTGTATGTGTACGACGCAGTGAAACCAGACCAGGATGAATATGACGTTCCGCCCAGACTTCAACCTCCTGCTCAGCCAGACATATATGACGTGCCGCCCACCCGGCAGCAATACAGCACACAG GTGTATGATACTCCTCCCATGGTGATGAAGGGTCCCTCTGGTGGTCAAGATATATATGACACCCCTGCAAGCAGTGAGAAGAacccacagcagatg GTTTATGACTTCCCCCCATCAGTGAGTAAGGATGTCAGTGAtgttcaaccaatcagagaggagaCGTATGATGTGCCACCTCACTTTGCCAAACTAAAGCCCCAAGTCCCCATCTCTCCGGGCCCATACTTACACAACAACCTCAGCAGCAATGATGACGAACCGCCAATTCCAGAGGATGTGTATGATGTCCCGCCCCCAATCCTGACTGATAAGCATTATCATAGGGACAGGAGCGGGGCCAGTCAGGCCCCTCAGCAGATCTATGACATCCCAGCTGTACTGCGTGTTGGCCAGGATGTCTATGACTTCCCCCGGGAACGAGAGGAGACGGGGGAGAGGGCTGAACAGAATGTCTATGACGTGCCGCCACAG GTTGTACGTGATGCCCAGTCAGCCAGTGAAGAGCTGTCCATGTCTTTCAAGCGGCTGTCTGCCTCAAGCACAGGAAGCACGAGGAGCAATCACTCTGCTTCTTCATTAGATATGGTTCCTGTCCGCGACACCACCTCGCTTCCTGCTCCTGGCTCCATTCCAGGGAAACCCCTGGTCTTGGAAATGGATCAGGCCATGGAACGTCTGTCTCGTCTTCAACAAGCTGTGGAGTCCAGTGTTTCCTTCATGATGTCATTCATCACAGGCAACTGGAGAAGCCCGGCTCATCTTGAAGGAAACCTCCCAGCCATTCATCAGGCTGCCGACCGGGTGCGTACCACTGTCCGAGATTTCTTAGAATTTGCCCGAGGCGCTGTGGCGAATGCTGCCCAGGCCACAGACCGCTCACTGCAGGCCAAACTGGGCCGTCAGGTCGGGAAGATGGAGGAGATCTTCCAGAATTTGATTCGACATAGTCAGAGCTTAGACGCTATTTCTTGGTCACATGCAGCACTCACATCACCAACGCCGGGAGGGGATGACTTAGATCGACTGATCATGACGGCGCGAGGTATCCCTGACGATGCCAAGCAGCTTGCTTCTTTTCTCCATGGCAACGCTTCGCTGCTCTTTAAAAAGACCACTCGCCAGCAGCAAATGCCTCTTCCTCCTATCCCAGGGGAGCTTAGTGGTCACACAACAGGATCTGGAAGTGGAAGCTATCAAGGAGGGGAGAAGGTGAACATTCAGTCACGGCCCCTCCCCTCCCCACCAAAGTTTACTGCtgcagaagaagaggaaggtGTGGAGAGACCATATGAGACCACAgaggaaggatggatggaggaCTATGACTACGTACATCTGCag GGAAAGGAAGAGTTTGAGAAGAACCAACGACAGCTGCTGGAGAAAGGCAACATTATCCGAAACAATAAgacacagctggagcagcagcag ATTAAACAGTTTGAGCGTTTAGAGCAGGAGGTCAGCCGGCCAATCAACAACGACATGACCGGTTGGGTTCCATCCGCACACAACCCTCTGGCAAACTACCTGGCCCAGAACGGCTCTGGAGGCCCCTCCTCCTCCAAGTTGTGCCACGGCGACCGTCAGCTTATTCTCTTCTATCAAGAGCAATGCGAGCAGAACGTCACCACGGTGACAAATGCCATCGATGCCTTCTTTACTGCTGTCAACTCCAACCAGCCACCAAAGATCTTTGTGGCACACAGCAAGTTTGTCATTCTCAGCGCACACAAGCTGGTCTTCATTGGTGACACGCTGTCACGCCAGGCCAAATCTCCAGAAGTGAGGGCACGGGTAGCCCAAAGCAGCAACGCCCTCTGTGAAAAACTCAAAGACATTGTGATCAGTACGAAGACAGCAGCGCTTCAGTATCCTTCCCCTGGAGCCTCCAGAGAGATGACTGAGAAGGTGAGGGAGCTTGCAGGGTGTACTCAGCATTTAAGGATGGTTCTGGGACAGCTCTTAGTGATGTAG
- the bcar1 gene encoding breast cancer anti-estrogen resistance protein 1 isoform X3: MNYLNILAKALYDNVAESPDELSFRKGDIMTVLERDTQGLDGWWLCSLHGRQGIVPGNRLKILVGMYDSKQQQAMPSTTDPAVSCPTSQVQRPLHPPSAYPKPTPALSSSMSSSGFANKTLPSTQYTSMHSAYSTPSPAQPNPDSVYMMPPSHSPKPSPQSVYQVPSGPSGTSTQVQPGPPSKASAQGQRQPGKEIYQVPPSVGPAPGQATAPAGQDVYQVPPSLDRRNWDSSSKPLGKVVVPTRVGQVYVYDAVKPDQDEYDVPPRLQPPAQPDIYDVPPTRQQYSTQVYDTPPMVMKGPSGGQDIYDTPASSEKNPQQMVYDFPPSVSKDVSDVQPIREETYDVPPHFAKLKPQVPISPGPYLHNNLSSNDDEPPIPEDVYDVPPPILTDKHYHRDRSGASQAPQQIYDIPAVLRVGQDVYDFPREREETGERAEQNVYDVPPQVVRDAQSASEELSMSFKRLSASSTGSTRSNHSASSLDMVPVRDTTSLPAPGSIPGKPLVLEMDQAMERLSRLQQAVESSVSFMMSFITGNWRSPAHLEGNLPAIHQAADRVRTTVRDFLEFARGAVANAAQATDRSLQAKLGRQVGKMEEIFQNLIRHSQSLDAISWSHAALTSPTPGGDDLDRLIMTARGIPDDAKQLASFLHGNASLLFKKTTRQQQMPLPPIPGELSGHTTGSGSGSYQGGEKVNIQSRPLPSPPKFTAAEEEEGVERPYETTEEGWMEDYDYVHLQGKEEFEKNQRQLLEKGNIIRNNKTQLEQQQIKQFERLEQEVSRPINNDMTGWVPSAHNPLANYLAQNGSGGPSSSKLCHGDRQLILFYQEQCEQNVTTVTNAIDAFFTAVNSNQPPKIFVAHSKFVILSAHKLVFIGDTLSRQAKSPEVRARVAQSSNALCEKLKDIVISTKTAALQYPSPGASREMTEKVRELAGCTQHLRMVLGQLLVM, from the exons AACATTTTGGCCAAGGCGTTGTATGACAATGTGGCAGAGTCTCCGGATGAGCTCTCTTTCCGCAAGGGCGACATTATGACAGTCTTGGAGCGTGACACACAGGGATTGGATGGCTGGTGGCTCTGCTCACTCCACGGCCGCCAAGGCATTGTCCCTGGCAACCGTCTCAAGATCCTGGTTGGCATGTACGACAGTAAACAGCAGCAGGCTATGCCTTCCACAACAGATCCAGCTGTTTCCTGTCCCACTTCGCAAGTCCAGAGACCCCTCCACCCTCCGAGTGCATATCCCAAACCGACACCTGCTCTGTCATCCTCAATGTCTTCCTCCGGGTTTGCAAACAAGACCCTCCCTTCTACTCAGTACACATCCATGCACTCAGCCTACTCCACCCCTAGCCCTGCACAGCCCAACCCTGACTCTGTCTACATGATGCCCCCCTCACACAGTCCCAAACCAAGCCCCCAAAGTGTGTACCAAGTTCCCTCCGGTCCAAGCGGAACCTCTACGCAAGTCCAGCCAGGACCACCCAGCAAGGCCTCAGCTCAAGGTCAGAGACAGCCTGGTAAAGAGATCTATCAGGTGCCCCCTTCTGTAGGTCCAGCGCCAGGTCAGGCAACAGCTCCAGCCGGCCAGGATGTGTATCAGGTGCCTCCCTCCCTGGATAGAAGGAACTGGGATAGCAGCAGCAAGCCACTTGGCAAG GTGGTAGTTCCTACCCGTGTTGGGCAGGTGTATGTGTACGACGCAGTGAAACCAGACCAGGATGAATATGACGTTCCGCCCAGACTTCAACCTCCTGCTCAGCCAGACATATATGACGTGCCGCCCACCCGGCAGCAATACAGCACACAG GTGTATGATACTCCTCCCATGGTGATGAAGGGTCCCTCTGGTGGTCAAGATATATATGACACCCCTGCAAGCAGTGAGAAGAacccacagcagatg GTTTATGACTTCCCCCCATCAGTGAGTAAGGATGTCAGTGAtgttcaaccaatcagagaggagaCGTATGATGTGCCACCTCACTTTGCCAAACTAAAGCCCCAAGTCCCCATCTCTCCGGGCCCATACTTACACAACAACCTCAGCAGCAATGATGACGAACCGCCAATTCCAGAGGATGTGTATGATGTCCCGCCCCCAATCCTGACTGATAAGCATTATCATAGGGACAGGAGCGGGGCCAGTCAGGCCCCTCAGCAGATCTATGACATCCCAGCTGTACTGCGTGTTGGCCAGGATGTCTATGACTTCCCCCGGGAACGAGAGGAGACGGGGGAGAGGGCTGAACAGAATGTCTATGACGTGCCGCCACAG GTTGTACGTGATGCCCAGTCAGCCAGTGAAGAGCTGTCCATGTCTTTCAAGCGGCTGTCTGCCTCAAGCACAGGAAGCACGAGGAGCAATCACTCTGCTTCTTCATTAGATATGGTTCCTGTCCGCGACACCACCTCGCTTCCTGCTCCTGGCTCCATTCCAGGGAAACCCCTGGTCTTGGAAATGGATCAGGCCATGGAACGTCTGTCTCGTCTTCAACAAGCTGTGGAGTCCAGTGTTTCCTTCATGATGTCATTCATCACAGGCAACTGGAGAAGCCCGGCTCATCTTGAAGGAAACCTCCCAGCCATTCATCAGGCTGCCGACCGGGTGCGTACCACTGTCCGAGATTTCTTAGAATTTGCCCGAGGCGCTGTGGCGAATGCTGCCCAGGCCACAGACCGCTCACTGCAGGCCAAACTGGGCCGTCAGGTCGGGAAGATGGAGGAGATCTTCCAGAATTTGATTCGACATAGTCAGAGCTTAGACGCTATTTCTTGGTCACATGCAGCACTCACATCACCAACGCCGGGAGGGGATGACTTAGATCGACTGATCATGACGGCGCGAGGTATCCCTGACGATGCCAAGCAGCTTGCTTCTTTTCTCCATGGCAACGCTTCGCTGCTCTTTAAAAAGACCACTCGCCAGCAGCAAATGCCTCTTCCTCCTATCCCAGGGGAGCTTAGTGGTCACACAACAGGATCTGGAAGTGGAAGCTATCAAGGAGGGGAGAAGGTGAACATTCAGTCACGGCCCCTCCCCTCCCCACCAAAGTTTACTGCtgcagaagaagaggaaggtGTGGAGAGACCATATGAGACCACAgaggaaggatggatggaggaCTATGACTACGTACATCTGCag GGAAAGGAAGAGTTTGAGAAGAACCAACGACAGCTGCTGGAGAAAGGCAACATTATCCGAAACAATAAgacacagctggagcagcagcag ATTAAACAGTTTGAGCGTTTAGAGCAGGAGGTCAGCCGGCCAATCAACAACGACATGACCGGTTGGGTTCCATCCGCACACAACCCTCTGGCAAACTACCTGGCCCAGAACGGCTCTGGAGGCCCCTCCTCCTCCAAGTTGTGCCACGGCGACCGTCAGCTTATTCTCTTCTATCAAGAGCAATGCGAGCAGAACGTCACCACGGTGACAAATGCCATCGATGCCTTCTTTACTGCTGTCAACTCCAACCAGCCACCAAAGATCTTTGTGGCACACAGCAAGTTTGTCATTCTCAGCGCACACAAGCTGGTCTTCATTGGTGACACGCTGTCACGCCAGGCCAAATCTCCAGAAGTGAGGGCACGGGTAGCCCAAAGCAGCAACGCCCTCTGTGAAAAACTCAAAGACATTGTGATCAGTACGAAGACAGCAGCGCTTCAGTATCCTTCCCCTGGAGCCTCCAGAGAGATGACTGAGAAGGTGAGGGAGCTTGCAGGGTGTACTCAGCATTTAAGGATGGTTCTGGGACAGCTCTTAGTGATGTAG
- the bcar1 gene encoding breast cancer anti-estrogen resistance protein 1 isoform X1 gives MKCSVAAVPLECENILAKALYDNVAESPDELSFRKGDIMTVLERDTQGLDGWWLCSLHGRQGIVPGNRLKILVGMYDSKQQQAMPSTTDPAVSCPTSQVQRPLHPPSAYPKPTPALSSSMSSSGFANKTLPSTQYTSMHSAYSTPSPAQPNPDSVYMMPPSHSPKPSPQSVYQVPSGPSGTSTQVQPGPPSKASAQGQRQPGKEIYQVPPSVGPAPGQATAPAGQDVYQVPPSLDRRNWDSSSKPLGKVVVPTRVGQVYVYDAVKPDQDEYDVPPRLQPPAQPDIYDVPPTRQQYSTQVYDTPPMVMKGPSGGQDIYDTPASSEKNPQQMVYDFPPSVSKDVSDVQPIREETYDVPPHFAKLKPQVPISPGPYLHNNLSSNDDEPPIPEDVYDVPPPILTDKHYHRDRSGASQAPQQIYDIPAVLRVGQDVYDFPREREETGERAEQNVYDVPPQVVRDAQSASEELSMSFKRLSASSTGSTRSNHSASSLDMVPVRDTTSLPAPGSIPGKPLVLEMDQAMERLSRLQQAVESSVSFMMSFITGNWRSPAHLEGNLPAIHQAADRVRTTVRDFLEFARGAVANAAQATDRSLQAKLGRQVGKMEEIFQNLIRHSQSLDAISWSHAALTSPTPGGDDLDRLIMTARGIPDDAKQLASFLHGNASLLFKKTTRQQQMPLPPIPGELSGHTTGSGSGSYQGGEKVNIQSRPLPSPPKFTAAEEEEGVERPYETTEEGWMEDYDYVHLQGKEEFEKNQRQLLEKGNIIRNNKTQLEQQQIKQFERLEQEVSRPINNDMTGWVPSAHNPLANYLAQNGSGGPSSSKLCHGDRQLILFYQEQCEQNVTTVTNAIDAFFTAVNSNQPPKIFVAHSKFVILSAHKLVFIGDTLSRQAKSPEVRARVAQSSNALCEKLKDIVISTKTAALQYPSPGASREMTEKVRELAGCTQHLRMVLGQLLVM, from the exons AACATTTTGGCCAAGGCGTTGTATGACAATGTGGCAGAGTCTCCGGATGAGCTCTCTTTCCGCAAGGGCGACATTATGACAGTCTTGGAGCGTGACACACAGGGATTGGATGGCTGGTGGCTCTGCTCACTCCACGGCCGCCAAGGCATTGTCCCTGGCAACCGTCTCAAGATCCTGGTTGGCATGTACGACAGTAAACAGCAGCAGGCTATGCCTTCCACAACAGATCCAGCTGTTTCCTGTCCCACTTCGCAAGTCCAGAGACCCCTCCACCCTCCGAGTGCATATCCCAAACCGACACCTGCTCTGTCATCCTCAATGTCTTCCTCCGGGTTTGCAAACAAGACCCTCCCTTCTACTCAGTACACATCCATGCACTCAGCCTACTCCACCCCTAGCCCTGCACAGCCCAACCCTGACTCTGTCTACATGATGCCCCCCTCACACAGTCCCAAACCAAGCCCCCAAAGTGTGTACCAAGTTCCCTCCGGTCCAAGCGGAACCTCTACGCAAGTCCAGCCAGGACCACCCAGCAAGGCCTCAGCTCAAGGTCAGAGACAGCCTGGTAAAGAGATCTATCAGGTGCCCCCTTCTGTAGGTCCAGCGCCAGGTCAGGCAACAGCTCCAGCCGGCCAGGATGTGTATCAGGTGCCTCCCTCCCTGGATAGAAGGAACTGGGATAGCAGCAGCAAGCCACTTGGCAAG GTGGTAGTTCCTACCCGTGTTGGGCAGGTGTATGTGTACGACGCAGTGAAACCAGACCAGGATGAATATGACGTTCCGCCCAGACTTCAACCTCCTGCTCAGCCAGACATATATGACGTGCCGCCCACCCGGCAGCAATACAGCACACAG GTGTATGATACTCCTCCCATGGTGATGAAGGGTCCCTCTGGTGGTCAAGATATATATGACACCCCTGCAAGCAGTGAGAAGAacccacagcagatg GTTTATGACTTCCCCCCATCAGTGAGTAAGGATGTCAGTGAtgttcaaccaatcagagaggagaCGTATGATGTGCCACCTCACTTTGCCAAACTAAAGCCCCAAGTCCCCATCTCTCCGGGCCCATACTTACACAACAACCTCAGCAGCAATGATGACGAACCGCCAATTCCAGAGGATGTGTATGATGTCCCGCCCCCAATCCTGACTGATAAGCATTATCATAGGGACAGGAGCGGGGCCAGTCAGGCCCCTCAGCAGATCTATGACATCCCAGCTGTACTGCGTGTTGGCCAGGATGTCTATGACTTCCCCCGGGAACGAGAGGAGACGGGGGAGAGGGCTGAACAGAATGTCTATGACGTGCCGCCACAG GTTGTACGTGATGCCCAGTCAGCCAGTGAAGAGCTGTCCATGTCTTTCAAGCGGCTGTCTGCCTCAAGCACAGGAAGCACGAGGAGCAATCACTCTGCTTCTTCATTAGATATGGTTCCTGTCCGCGACACCACCTCGCTTCCTGCTCCTGGCTCCATTCCAGGGAAACCCCTGGTCTTGGAAATGGATCAGGCCATGGAACGTCTGTCTCGTCTTCAACAAGCTGTGGAGTCCAGTGTTTCCTTCATGATGTCATTCATCACAGGCAACTGGAGAAGCCCGGCTCATCTTGAAGGAAACCTCCCAGCCATTCATCAGGCTGCCGACCGGGTGCGTACCACTGTCCGAGATTTCTTAGAATTTGCCCGAGGCGCTGTGGCGAATGCTGCCCAGGCCACAGACCGCTCACTGCAGGCCAAACTGGGCCGTCAGGTCGGGAAGATGGAGGAGATCTTCCAGAATTTGATTCGACATAGTCAGAGCTTAGACGCTATTTCTTGGTCACATGCAGCACTCACATCACCAACGCCGGGAGGGGATGACTTAGATCGACTGATCATGACGGCGCGAGGTATCCCTGACGATGCCAAGCAGCTTGCTTCTTTTCTCCATGGCAACGCTTCGCTGCTCTTTAAAAAGACCACTCGCCAGCAGCAAATGCCTCTTCCTCCTATCCCAGGGGAGCTTAGTGGTCACACAACAGGATCTGGAAGTGGAAGCTATCAAGGAGGGGAGAAGGTGAACATTCAGTCACGGCCCCTCCCCTCCCCACCAAAGTTTACTGCtgcagaagaagaggaaggtGTGGAGAGACCATATGAGACCACAgaggaaggatggatggaggaCTATGACTACGTACATCTGCag GGAAAGGAAGAGTTTGAGAAGAACCAACGACAGCTGCTGGAGAAAGGCAACATTATCCGAAACAATAAgacacagctggagcagcagcag ATTAAACAGTTTGAGCGTTTAGAGCAGGAGGTCAGCCGGCCAATCAACAACGACATGACCGGTTGGGTTCCATCCGCACACAACCCTCTGGCAAACTACCTGGCCCAGAACGGCTCTGGAGGCCCCTCCTCCTCCAAGTTGTGCCACGGCGACCGTCAGCTTATTCTCTTCTATCAAGAGCAATGCGAGCAGAACGTCACCACGGTGACAAATGCCATCGATGCCTTCTTTACTGCTGTCAACTCCAACCAGCCACCAAAGATCTTTGTGGCACACAGCAAGTTTGTCATTCTCAGCGCACACAAGCTGGTCTTCATTGGTGACACGCTGTCACGCCAGGCCAAATCTCCAGAAGTGAGGGCACGGGTAGCCCAAAGCAGCAACGCCCTCTGTGAAAAACTCAAAGACATTGTGATCAGTACGAAGACAGCAGCGCTTCAGTATCCTTCCCCTGGAGCCTCCAGAGAGATGACTGAGAAGGTGAGGGAGCTTGCAGGGTGTACTCAGCATTTAAGGATGGTTCTGGGACAGCTCTTAGTGATGTAG